Proteins encoded together in one Chryseobacterium sp. G0201 window:
- the secA gene encoding preprotein translocase subunit SecA, which yields MSFLNKVLKGFLGDKKAQDLKEVKKVVTKIKAVEPNIQQLSDDGLREKTAEFKNKIKSATSTITAQIEQIKEQIKNSTNVDEKEALFSQIESLKKDSYEIEEKVLSQVLPEAFALVKETARRWAQNGEIRVTATQMDRELAATKDFVEIQGDQAVWKSSWDAAGTPVVWDMVHYDVQFIGGVILHSGKIAEMATGEGKTLVGTLPIYLNALPERGVHVVTVNDYLAKRDSAWMGPLYQFHGMSIDCIDNHQPNSDGRRKAYNSDITYGTNNEFGFDYLRDNMVTSPSELVQRELNFAIVDEVDSVLVDDARTPLIISGPVPQGDRQEFDVLKPSIDRIVEVQKKTVSAIFNEAKKLIAAGNTKEGGFKLLQAYRGLPKNRQLIKFLSESGNRALLQKVEGQYMQDNNRDMPIVDKDLYFVIEEKNNQVDLTDKGVEYMSQGNEDNNFFVLPDIGTEIAEVEAKNLTKEEEFEAKEKLFSDFAEKSERVHTMSQLLKAYTLFEKDDEYVVIDGEVKIVDEQTGRIMEGRRYSDGLHQAIEAKENVKIEAATQTFATVTLQNYFRMYNKLTGMTGTAETEAGELWEIYKLDVVVIPTNRPILRDDKQDLVFKTNREKYNAVIEEIEKLTAARRPVLVGTTSVEISQLLSKALQLRKIPHQVLNAKLHKKEAEIVAGAGQPGAVTIATNMAGRGTDIKLAKEVKEAGGLAIIGTERHDSRRVDRQLRGRAGRQGDPGSSQFYVSLEDNLMRLFGSERIAKMMDRMGHKDGEVIQHSMISKSIERAQKKVEENNFGTRKRLLEYDDVMNKQRDVIYKRRKNALFGDHLKYDITNMIFDVANSIVTKGKANGSYKDFEFEIIKHFTMGSPVSESDFGNKQIPELTNILFKAAQEDYNMKLNLLKEKSFPIIENVFQNQGSMFKMIQVPFTDGHKTMTIVADLKEAYDTQCESLINDFEKNITLSIIDENWKLHLREMDDLRRSSQGAVYEQKDPLVIYKQESFHLFSEMIDKLNKEIISFLYKGEIPA from the coding sequence ATGAGTTTTTTAAACAAAGTTCTTAAAGGGTTTTTGGGAGACAAGAAAGCGCAGGACCTAAAGGAAGTAAAAAAAGTTGTAACAAAAATCAAAGCTGTTGAACCAAACATTCAGCAATTGTCTGATGATGGCTTAAGAGAGAAAACTGCTGAATTTAAAAATAAAATAAAATCAGCAACGAGTACCATCACAGCGCAGATAGAACAGATTAAAGAGCAGATAAAAAATTCGACCAATGTTGATGAAAAAGAAGCTCTTTTCTCACAAATTGAGTCTCTTAAGAAAGATTCATACGAAATCGAGGAGAAAGTTCTTAGCCAAGTTCTTCCTGAAGCTTTTGCATTAGTAAAAGAAACAGCAAGAAGATGGGCACAAAACGGAGAAATCCGCGTAACTGCCACTCAAATGGACAGAGAACTTGCTGCAACTAAAGATTTTGTTGAAATCCAAGGAGACCAAGCCGTTTGGAAAAGCTCATGGGACGCAGCCGGAACTCCTGTAGTTTGGGACATGGTTCACTATGATGTTCAGTTTATCGGAGGGGTTATTCTTCACAGCGGTAAAATTGCCGAAATGGCTACCGGTGAAGGTAAAACTTTGGTAGGAACATTACCTATTTACTTAAATGCGCTTCCTGAAAGAGGGGTTCACGTTGTAACAGTGAACGACTATCTTGCAAAAAGAGACTCCGCTTGGATGGGGCCATTGTATCAGTTCCACGGAATGAGCATCGATTGTATCGATAATCACCAGCCGAACTCAGACGGAAGAAGAAAAGCATACAATTCAGATATTACTTACGGAACAAATAACGAATTCGGTTTCGATTATTTGAGAGATAACATGGTAACTTCACCTTCAGAATTAGTACAAAGAGAATTAAACTTTGCTATCGTGGATGAGGTTGACTCTGTTTTGGTAGATGATGCAAGAACGCCTTTGATCATTTCTGGCCCGGTTCCTCAGGGAGACAGACAGGAATTTGATGTTCTTAAACCTTCTATCGACAGAATTGTTGAGGTTCAAAAGAAAACCGTTTCTGCAATTTTTAATGAAGCTAAAAAATTAATTGCTGCAGGAAATACTAAAGAGGGAGGATTTAAATTACTTCAGGCTTACAGAGGTTTGCCTAAAAACAGACAGTTAATCAAATTCTTATCAGAAAGCGGAAACAGAGCATTACTTCAAAAAGTTGAAGGTCAATACATGCAGGATAACAACCGTGATATGCCGATTGTAGATAAAGATCTTTATTTCGTTATCGAGGAGAAAAACAATCAGGTTGATCTTACAGACAAAGGTGTTGAATACATGTCTCAGGGAAATGAAGATAATAATTTCTTCGTTCTTCCTGATATCGGAACTGAAATCGCTGAAGTTGAAGCTAAAAATTTAACCAAAGAAGAAGAATTCGAGGCTAAAGAAAAACTATTCTCTGATTTTGCTGAAAAATCAGAGCGTGTACACACAATGAGTCAGTTATTGAAAGCATATACATTATTTGAGAAAGATGATGAGTATGTAGTAATTGATGGTGAAGTAAAAATCGTTGATGAGCAAACTGGTCGTATCATGGAAGGTCGTCGTTATTCAGACGGTCTACACCAAGCGATTGAAGCTAAAGAAAACGTGAAAATTGAAGCTGCAACGCAAACTTTTGCAACGGTAACGCTTCAAAACTACTTCCGTATGTACAACAAACTTACGGGGATGACGGGTACTGCTGAAACTGAAGCAGGCGAACTTTGGGAAATCTACAAATTAGATGTTGTGGTAATTCCTACCAACCGTCCTATTTTAAGAGACGACAAACAAGATTTAGTTTTCAAAACTAATAGAGAAAAATATAATGCAGTAATTGAAGAAATTGAAAAATTAACAGCAGCAAGAAGACCTGTATTGGTGGGTACAACATCTGTTGAAATTTCTCAGTTGCTTTCAAAAGCGCTACAATTAAGAAAAATCCCTCACCAGGTATTGAATGCTAAACTTCACAAGAAGGAAGCAGAAATCGTTGCCGGAGCAGGACAGCCGGGAGCTGTAACCATTGCAACCAACATGGCAGGTCGTGGTACGGATATCAAATTGGCTAAAGAAGTAAAAGAAGCCGGAGGTTTAGCAATTATTGGTACCGAAAGACACGATTCAAGACGTGTTGACAGACAGTTAAGAGGTAGAGCGGGACGTCAGGGAGATCCTGGAAGTTCTCAGTTCTATGTATCTCTTGAAGATAACTTAATGCGTTTATTCGGTTCTGAAAGAATTGCTAAGATGATGGACAGAATGGGTCATAAAGATGGTGAAGTTATTCAGCACTCTATGATCAGTAAATCTATCGAAAGAGCTCAGAAAAAAGTAGAGGAAAATAACTTCGGAACAAGAAAGAGACTTCTTGAGTATGATGACGTAATGAACAAACAACGTGACGTAATCTACAAAAGAAGAAAGAACGCTTTATTCGGAGATCACTTGAAATACGATATCACCAACATGATTTTTGATGTTGCTAATTCTATCGTAACGAAAGGAAAAGCAAACGGAAGTTATAAAGATTTTGAATTTGAAATCATCAAACATTTCACAATGGGTTCTCCTGTTTCTGAAAGTGATTTTGGTAACAAACAAATTCCGGAATTAACGAATATCTTATTCAAAGCTGCTCAGGAAGACTACAACATGAAACTGAACTTATTGAAAGAGAAATCATTCCCTATTATTGAGAATGTATTCCAAAATCAAGGTTCAATGTTTAAAATGATCCAGGTTCCTTTCACAGACGGACACAAAACAATGACTATCGTAGCTGATCTTAAGGAAGCTTATGACACTCAATGTGAAAGTTTGATCAACGATTTTGAAAAGAATATCACTTTATCAATCATCGATGAAAACTGGAAGCTTCACCTTCGTGAAATGGATGACCTGAGAAGATCTTCTCAAGGTGCTGTTTACGAGCAAAAAGATCCACTTGTGATTTACAAACAAGAATCTTTCCATTTATTCAGCGAAATGATCGATAAATTAAACAAAGAAATTATTTCATTCTTATATAAAGGAGAAATTCCTGCTTAA
- a CDS encoding PepSY-associated TM helix domain-containing protein, with protein MKKKHHHKKKVSSTKKWSAKLHLWFGLSIGIIVFIVSLTGTMYIFKDEIQNQLRKRVIFVKAETITQRPLSIEILREKVALELNEKYPISSVEIPLDKNKSYEFLYYEKDKKAWNYFDEVKINKLIYVNQYTGQILGIYNEKYDLFPILKAIHWSLLLNSDWGKYVIGIPIVLFIIMLITGIILWWPKNKKMRNGRFYFDWKNVKTWKRKNYDLHNILGFYASFIALIVSISGIYFAYPWVKNTFNFALSGYIELPKEKEIKSPDSLLAKSKAVFDLTAEETRKLYSTSSSFRIPLNGKNKKGKELKNIPISVYGEDGKFAIRNQVVFDKYSGKLLANKPHQNLNNAEKYANANYDIHTGSYFGLFGKIIWFITGLICTSLPVTGFLVWLGKQKKKGIKKVQ; from the coding sequence ATGAAGAAAAAACATCATCATAAGAAGAAAGTTTCTTCAACTAAAAAATGGTCTGCCAAACTGCATTTGTGGTTTGGTTTGTCCATTGGTATCATTGTGTTCATTGTTTCTTTGACAGGAACGATGTATATTTTTAAGGATGAAATTCAGAATCAGCTTAGAAAAAGGGTCATTTTTGTAAAAGCTGAAACGATTACTCAGCGACCATTATCTATTGAAATTCTTCGTGAAAAAGTTGCTTTGGAACTTAATGAAAAGTATCCGATCAGTTCCGTTGAAATTCCTTTAGATAAAAACAAATCTTACGAATTTTTGTATTACGAAAAGGATAAGAAAGCCTGGAACTATTTTGATGAAGTTAAAATCAACAAATTAATTTACGTTAATCAATATACAGGTCAGATTCTTGGGATTTATAATGAAAAATATGACCTCTTCCCTATTTTAAAAGCCATTCATTGGAGCTTGCTATTAAATTCAGATTGGGGGAAATATGTGATCGGAATTCCTATCGTTTTATTCATCATCATGCTGATCACAGGAATTATTCTTTGGTGGCCGAAAAATAAAAAAATGCGAAATGGACGTTTCTACTTTGACTGGAAAAACGTAAAAACTTGGAAACGCAAAAACTATGACCTTCATAATATCTTAGGATTTTACGCATCTTTTATTGCTTTAATAGTAAGTATATCAGGAATTTACTTTGCCTATCCTTGGGTAAAAAACACATTCAATTTTGCATTATCCGGCTACATTGAGCTTCCAAAAGAAAAAGAAATAAAATCTCCGGACTCTCTTTTAGCCAAAAGCAAAGCAGTTTTCGATCTTACAGCAGAGGAAACCAGAAAATTATACTCAACCTCATCAAGTTTCAGAATTCCATTAAACGGAAAAAATAAAAAAGGAAAAGAATTAAAGAACATTCCGATTTCCGTGTATGGTGAAGACGGAAAATTTGCCATCAGAAATCAAGTCGTTTTTGATAAATATTCAGGGAAATTATTGGCCAATAAACCTCATCAAAACTTAAACAACGCAGAAAAATATGCCAATGCCAATTATGATATTCATACAGGATCATACTTTGGCCTATTCGGCAAGATCATCTGGTTCATCACAGGACTTATCTGTACATCATTACCAGTCACAGGGTTTTTAGTATGGCTTGGAAAACAAAAGAAAAAAGGAATTAAGAAGGTACAATGA
- a CDS encoding TonB-dependent siderophore receptor: MKNVLICASLLGSMLTFAQEKDSIKSNDIEEVVVNGKYYKKYVEKEGSSSMRLDEALIKIPQNISIITNRALEDQQVTTLSDGVLRNVAGAQRLEHWGDMYTRVNMRGSRAAAFMNGVNVTSNWGPLSEDMSFVDHIEFIKGPSGFLMSNGEPSGIYNIVTKKPTGQSLNGSARVTLGSFNMYRGEADIDTKITDKVAFRLNLMAQNKNSFRDYEFNDRYIINPSLKVKLSDKTTLTAEYIYQKAKMSEVGSAYVFSFEGYRAKPVGYTVTDPGIDPTKVDNNTVNINLQHKFNENWKLTSQLTYVNEYTMGSDLWPSNFDGNYMIRRLNYWEADNTMKFGQVFLNGFVKTGSVSHKILAGLDLGSKKYMADWSQGYNLDKYNANDDYTQAADHNYWYNLNTNNYDTNTSANFAYSGPNNTDAYRSFDKSKPLSVRAGAGSTIDQNYTGLYLQDELGFFNDALRLTLAARYTNVKEVNYGTKSDASRITPRIGLSYSIDENMSAYALYDQSFVPQAGLFRDGTTATPLTGNNIEVGVKKDWFAGKWNTTLSLYNINKDNEITGDPDQTNNPNGKYSILLGKTRVQGVEFDLKGEIVKGFNAIFNYAFTENKFTETTAKATKGDKVPGYAKHTANGWLNYTFTNGLLEGFGLSFGGTYLAGRSSWDWGSTNTLQMGDYVKFDAGASWENSKFRVGLNVFNVFNRYLYSGSPYGNYYYYQADAPRNFRLSIGYKF; encoded by the coding sequence ATGAAAAATGTACTGATCTGTGCCTCACTGTTGGGGTCTATGTTGACTTTTGCGCAGGAAAAAGATTCTATCAAGTCTAATGATATTGAAGAAGTAGTTGTAAATGGGAAATATTACAAAAAATATGTAGAAAAAGAAGGTTCATCTTCGATGCGTTTAGATGAGGCTTTGATAAAAATCCCTCAAAACATTTCAATCATTACAAATAGAGCGCTAGAAGATCAGCAGGTAACAACTTTGAGCGATGGTGTTCTTCGTAACGTTGCCGGAGCCCAGAGATTAGAGCATTGGGGAGACATGTATACAAGAGTAAACATGAGAGGATCCAGAGCTGCAGCTTTCATGAACGGAGTAAATGTTACTTCAAACTGGGGACCTCTAAGTGAAGATATGTCATTTGTTGATCATATCGAGTTCATCAAAGGACCTTCAGGATTTCTAATGTCAAACGGAGAGCCAAGCGGTATTTATAATATCGTAACTAAAAAGCCAACCGGACAATCTTTAAACGGATCCGCAAGAGTAACTTTAGGAAGCTTTAATATGTACAGAGGCGAAGCTGATATCGATACTAAAATTACTGATAAAGTAGCTTTCAGATTGAATTTAATGGCTCAAAACAAAAATAGTTTCAGAGATTATGAATTCAATGACAGATATATTATCAATCCTTCATTGAAGGTTAAACTTTCTGACAAAACGACTTTAACTGCAGAATACATCTACCAAAAGGCAAAAATGTCTGAAGTAGGTTCTGCGTATGTATTCAGTTTTGAAGGTTATAGAGCAAAACCTGTTGGATATACTGTAACAGATCCAGGTATCGACCCTACAAAAGTGGATAACAATACAGTTAACATTAATTTACAGCATAAATTTAATGAAAACTGGAAATTAACTTCTCAATTAACATATGTGAATGAATACACAATGGGAAGCGATCTTTGGCCAAGCAACTTTGATGGAAACTATATGATCCGTCGTTTGAATTATTGGGAAGCTGATAATACAATGAAATTCGGACAGGTTTTCTTAAATGGTTTTGTTAAAACTGGTTCCGTTTCTCATAAAATCTTAGCTGGTCTAGATTTGGGAAGCAAAAAATATATGGCTGACTGGTCTCAGGGATATAATTTGGATAAATATAATGCTAATGATGATTATACTCAAGCTGCTGACCATAATTATTGGTATAATCTAAATACTAATAACTATGATACCAATACCAGTGCAAACTTTGCTTATTCTGGTCCAAACAATACAGACGCTTACAGATCTTTCGACAAAAGCAAACCTCTTTCTGTAAGAGCAGGAGCGGGAAGCACGATCGATCAAAACTATACTGGTTTATATTTACAGGATGAATTAGGATTCTTTAATGATGCATTAAGACTTACTTTAGCCGCTCGTTATACGAATGTAAAAGAAGTAAACTACGGAACAAAATCTGATGCAAGCAGAATTACACCTCGTATCGGATTAAGCTACTCTATCGATGAAAATATGTCTGCATATGCTTTGTATGATCAGTCTTTCGTGCCACAGGCAGGTCTATTCAGAGATGGAACAACAGCAACACCATTAACAGGAAATAATATCGAAGTAGGTGTTAAAAAAGACTGGTTTGCAGGAAAATGGAACACTACACTTTCATTATATAACATTAATAAAGATAATGAAATCACAGGAGATCCGGATCAAACAAATAATCCAAACGGAAAATATTCTATCCTTCTTGGAAAAACAAGAGTACAAGGAGTTGAATTTGATCTAAAAGGAGAAATTGTTAAAGGATTCAATGCGATTTTTAACTACGCATTTACAGAAAATAAATTTACCGAAACAACTGCAAAAGCTACAAAAGGTGATAAAGTTCCAGGATATGCAAAACATACTGCAAACGGATGGTTGAATTATACATTCACAAACGGATTGTTGGAAGGTTTCGGATTAAGCTTCGGGGGAACATACCTTGCAGGAAGAAGCAGCTGGGATTGGGGAAGTACAAATACTCTGCAGATGGGAGATTATGTAAAATTTGACGCAGGAGCATCTTGGGAAAACTCAAAATTCAGAGTTGGTTTAAATGTATTTAATGTGTTTAACAGATACTTATACTCTGGTTCGCCATATGGAAATTATTATTATTACCAAGCCGACGCACCTAGAAACTTCAGACTTTCAATAGGGTACAAATTTTAA